In the Rhinoderma darwinii isolate aRhiDar2 chromosome 13, aRhiDar2.hap1, whole genome shotgun sequence genome, one interval contains:
- the FZD2 gene encoding frizzled-2, producing the protein MQGVPKATLLQVLCSSLALCLLANAQLHGEKGISVPEHGFCQPISIPLCTDIAYNQTIMPNLLGHTNQEDAGLEVHQFYPLVKVQCSSELRFFLCSMYAPVCTVLEQAIPPCRSICERARQGCEALMNKFGFQWPERLRCENFPRHGAEQICVGQNHSEDGGPALMTTSPPLHGTVGPAIYATPDHPFHCPRVLKVPSYLNYRFLGEKDCAAPCEPAKSDGFMFFSQEEIRFARIWILIWSVLCCASTFFTVTTYLVDMQRFRYPERPIIFLSGCYTMVSVAYIAGFVLGDKVVCNEGFSEDGYKTVVQGTKKEGCTILFMMLYFFSMASSIWWVILSLTWFLAAGMKWGHEAIEANSQYFHLAAWAVPAVKTITILAMGQIDGDLLSGVCFVGLNSIDPLRGFVLAPLFVYLFIGTSFLLAGFVSLFRIRTIMKHDGTKTEKLERLMVRIGVFSVLYTVPATIVIACFFYEQAFREHWERSWVSQNCKSLAIPCPLQYTPRMTPDFTVYMIKYLMTLIVGITSGFWIWSGKTLHSWRKFYTRLTNSKHGETTV; encoded by the coding sequence ATGCAGGGTGTGCCTAAAGCCACCCTTCTCCAAGTTCTCTGCTCGTCTCTTGCCTTGTGTTTATTGGCCAATGCACAGCTCCATGGTGAGAAGGGCATCTCAGTGCCAGAGCATGGCTTCTGCCAGCCTATCTCCATTCCTCTGTGCACAGACATTGCATACAATCAGACAATCATGCCCAACCTACTGGGGCACACCAACCAAGAAGATGCTGGGCTGGAGGTTCATCAGTTCTACCCATTAGTAAAAGTCCAGTGTTCTTCAGAACTGCGCTTCTTCCTGTGCTCAATGTATGCCCCGGTGTGCACCGTGTTGGAGCAGGCCATCCCTCCCTGCCGCTCCATCTGTGAACGTGCCAGGCAAGGCTGTGAGGCTCTAATGAATAAGTTTGGCTTCCAATGGCCAGAGAGGCTAAGATGTGAAAACTTTCCTCGACACGGTGCCGAGCAAATCTGCGTTGGACAGAACCACTCAGAAGATGGAGGTCCAGCATTGATGACCACTAGCCCGCCGCTGCATGGCACTGTTGGACCGGCGATCTACGCCACGcctgaccatcccttccattgcccTCGGGTGTTGAAGGTACCATCCTATCTCAACTACAGATTTTTAGGAGAGAAGGACTGTGCTGCTCCATGTGAACCTGCTAAGAGTGATGGCTTCATGTTCTTCAGTCAAGAAGAGATCCGCTTTGCCAGAATATGGATTCTTATTTGGTCAGTACTTTGCTGTGCATCGACCTTCTTTACAGTGACCACTTACTTGGTAGATATGCAAAGGTTTCGATATCCTGAAAGACCCATCATATTCTTGTCTGGATGCTATACCATGGTGTCTGTGGCTTACATTGCAGGCTTTGTGCTTGGGGATAAAGTTGTTTGCAATGAGGGATTTTCAGAGGATGGCTATAAAACTGTTGTACAAGGTACCAAGAAAGAAGGCTGCACAATTCTCTTCATGATGCTTTACTTTTTCAGTATGGCTAGCTCCATCTGGTGGGTCATTCTTTCTTTAACATGGTTCCTGGCTGCTGGCATGAAGTGGGGACATGAAGCAATAGAAGCAAATTCTCAGTACTTCCATCTGGCAGCATGGGCAGTACCAGCTGTAAAGACAATAACCATTCTAGCCATGGGGCAGATCGATGGAGACCTTCTCAGTGGAGTTTGCTTTGTAGGACTAAATAGCATTGACCCACTGAGGGGTTTTGTGCTGGCTCCCCTGTTTGTCTACCTCTTCATCGGAACCTCTTTTCTCCTTGCTGGCTTTGTATCTCTCTTCAGAATCAGGACCATCATGAAACACGATGGCACGAAGACAGAGAAGCTGGAGCGGCTGATGGTGCGGATTGGGGTCTTCAGTGTTCTTTACACCGTACCTGCCACAATTGTCATTGCATGCTTCTTCTATGAGCAGGCCTTTAGGGAGCACTGGGAGCGTAGCTGGGTGAGCCAGAACTGCAAAAGCCTAGCCATCCCTTGCCCACTGCAATACACCCCACGCATGACTCCAGACTTTACAGTCTATATGATAAAGTATCTCATGACCCTCATTGTTGGCATCACATCTGGGTTCTGGATCTGGTCAGGCAAAACTCTCCATTCATGGAGAAAGTTTTACACCAGGCTTACCAACAGCAAACACGGCGAGACAACTGTGTGA